From the genome of Adhaeribacter pallidiroseus:
AAGAATCCACGGGATTTTAGATTATCTGGTGGGAATTATACTAATAGCCTCGCCATGGGTATTTGACTTTGATAACGGCGGAGCCGAAACTTGGGTACCAGTAATCGTAGGTGTTATGGTATTGTTACAAACCATTATGACCAATTTTGAAGTAGGTATTATCCGGAAAATTCCGATGGTAAGCCATTTACGCATGGATTTATTTATCGGATTATTTTTAGCTGCCTCGCCCTGGATTTTTAATTTCGATGAAGTAGTGTGGGAGCCGCATGTTATTTTTGGATTATTCTCTATTCTGGCTTCCATCATGACGCGGACCGTACCGGCTACGGTTGCCAATGTCAACCGTAGCAGCATTATTAACGATTTAAATAATAACCGTAGTTAATTAATCAGACTTTTTAACTAGTGTTTAAAAAGCCGGCAATTGCCGGCTTTTTTTATGCATGCCGTTCTTATGGTTTTCCGAAACCAATGCTGTTACGTAATTAAACAAAATCAAACGGAAGAATATGTTAAAATAATGAATCGACTGTCAACTAATTTTAAGCCTAATAACGAACAACTAATAACGATCAACTATTGATAACGTATCTCTTCTTCAATCTTTCCGCTAAATTTACAGCATGAATTACTTATCTGCCGAAAATATATCTAAAACGTTTGCCGACCGTTGGCTTTTCCGGGAATTAAATTTTGGGATTAGCAAAGGCCAGCGCCTGGCCCTGGTGGGCGTAAATGGATCGGGTAAAACCACTTTATTAAATGTACTGGCCGGGAAATTACCGCCTGATTCTGGCTCGGTGAGTCTCCGCAAAGAAGTAAAAGTAGGTTACTTGGGCCAACAACCAGAATTTAACGAAAACCTGACCGTGCAACAAACCTTGTTTTCGGGTCAGAACGAAGTTATTGAAACCATTAGCCAATACGAGCATATCTTATTACAGGAAAATGCCAATCCGGACGAATTGCAACGTTTAATGGAACGCATGGAAGAATTAAATGCCTGGGATTACGAGACTAAGGTGAAGCAAATACTGAGTAAATTTGGCATTAACGACCTGGAAAAAGAAATCCGGCATTTATCGGGTGGGCAGAAAAAGCGCGTAGCCATGGCCCGGGTCCTTATTGATGAGCCGGACTTGTTAATAATGGATGAGCCTACCAACCACCTGGACTTAGATACCATTGAATGGTTAGAAAACGTGCTTTCCTCGCCGCAGCAAACGATATTAATGGTAACCCACGACCGCTATTTTCTGGATAAAGTGGCCAACGAAATTGTGGAATTAGATCAAGGTAAACTTTTTTCTTACAAAGGCAATTACGCTTACTTTATCGAGAAAAAAGCCGAACGCGAAATACAGCAAGATCTGGAAGTAGAAAAAGCCCGCAACTTAATGCGCAAAGAACTAGATTGGATGCGCCGGCAACCCAAAGCCCGCGGCACTAAATCTAAATCGCGCATTGATGCTTTTTACGACTTAAAAGAAAAAGCGACCAGCAAAGTAAGCCAGGCCCAGTTAGAATTATCCGTAAAAACTACTCGCCAAGGCGGGAAAATTATTGAAGTAGAAAAAATCGCTAAAGCCTTCGGCGATAAGCAGATTGTACATAATTTCTCGTACGTTTTCAAGAAAAAAGACCGCATTGGTATTATTGGCGAAAATGGGGCGGGCAAAACTACTTTCCTGAATATGCTCACCGGTAAGTTACAGCCCGATTCCGGCGAAATTGATCCGGGGCAAACCACGGTAGTAGGGTACTACACCCAAGATGAACTTACTTTTAAAGACGACCAGCGGGTAATTGATATTGTGAAAGAAATTGCCGAAGTAGTAGAAATGGCGAACGGGGAAGTAATTACGGCTTCGCAATTTCTACAACACTTTATGTTTCCACCGGCTCAGCAATACACGTTGGTGGGTAAATTAAGCGGTGGCGAGAAAAGGCGCTTGCAACTGTTGCGGGTATTAATCAAAAATCCCAATTTTTTAATTTTGGATGAGCCTACCAACGATTTAGATATTATTACCCTGAATATTCTGGAGGATTTCTTGTTGCAATTTGGCGGCTGTTTGCTCATTGTGTCGCACGACCGGTATTTTATGGACCAGTTAGTAGAGCATTTATTTGTATTTGAAGGCGAAGGCAAAATCCGCAATTTTCCGGGCAACTACACGGATTATCGGGAGTGGCTGGCTGATCAGGAAAAAGAAACAGGTAAACCGGCCAGTAAACCAAATGCTTCCACTCCTACTCCGGTTACTGTAGTGCCGGATCTAGTCCAAAATTTAAAAAGAAAAGCGACTTACAGCGAAAAGCGGGAATACGAACAATTAGAAAAAGAAATCCAGGCTTTAGAAAATGAGAAAGAAAGTATTGTGGCCCGTCTGAACAGTGGTGTGGCTGATCATAAAAAGTTAGCAGAAGATGCGGCTCGTTTAAAGCAAATAGAGCAAATTCTAGAGCAAAAATCGGAACGCTGGCTGGAGCTGGCCGATATGATGGATTAAATAACAAAGGCCGGGTGTAAAAGCGATCCGGCCTTTGTTATAGTTATTTTATTTAACATATTATTCAAAATAATTTTTAAATTTTAACTAATCCCGGAACTACCAGATGATCTAAAATTCAAAAAAATAATATAATCTTAAGTTTCAGTACAGGTTAATTATCCTTTTTACATCTAAATTGTTTTTAAAAATCACTTATAAGTCACTATTCTGCAGCTTCCGGTCTAGCGTCTAAAATTTAGATACTAGAGTCTCTTTTCTTAATACATTCCCTGAAAGTTGTTGGAGTTGCCTTCGTAACTAAAACTAAAGCCCAACTTTTGACCGCGGCTCACTTGTTGGTTTTCCATTTTCTGCTTCACCGAAATCTTCTTGATATCATCAATAGCCGGCGCAATTAAATCGTTGTTTACCGAAGCGACCATAGCACTTTCGATAAACAAGCGTAAAGCTTTATCATCTACCACATTTTTTGAAATATCAGAATATTCCAGGTCCAGTTCGCTTACCCCTTCCAGGTAATAATGATTTTCTACGTTGATTAAAATGCGGGCCAGTAAGTAGCCCGGATCGTTCATGCGGTTGTATTTAATGGAATCAGCCATAAAATTATAAGCCATGATATGCCCGAAAAAACGGCGGCGAAAATCTTCTTCTACGTAAGGGTTACTCATTAACTCATGATCTTCCGGAAAAGTAATCACGTTAGAGTGCATTACAAAAATAAGCAGGTCGCCGGAGAATTTAATATGAAATTCAAACTCATTAATGTTCCGGTATTCGATGATAACATTAGAATCTACTTCCGTAATTTTTGTACTTAAAGAAGTAACAATAGCCGCAGCGGCCAGGCGCATTTTTTCAAAAACCTCCTGGGTATTCCGGTAAATAGTTTGCTTCGTGGTTGATTTTTGCTTAAGACCTTCAAATATTGTTTCTAGTTTGTCTTCCATATCTCAGATTTTTAGCCGATTCTGCCAAAGCGAATCAGAACGTGATTAGGTTTCGGTTTTGCTGGTTAATCATGCTTGTATTGACACCGGCAAATTATTATTCAAAATTTCAGCCAATTTTTAAGGTGTAACTGCTAATACCTTTAAGCTTCTAAATTAGCCAATTGCATTTGGCTTAATTCTACATTATGATACACTTTTTGCACGTCGTCATCGTCTTCCAGTACATCAATTAATTTCAGTACTTTTCGTAAGGCGTCATCGTTCAGGGTTACCGTTGTTTTCGGAATACGTTGTAACTCGGCAGTTTCTACTTCTAACGCCAAACTTTCCACTTTCTTTTGTAAAGCACCAAAATCCTCCATGGCGCAGTAAATAGTAATGTATTCTTCTTCAAAAACTACTTCTTCGGCGCCCGCATCAATCAACTCAAAAGTAAATGCTTCTTCGTCTAACGTTGATTCGGCTTGTTTTAAAACAAAAACACCTTTCCGGTCAAATAGAAAATCCAGCGACCCATTTGTGCCTAATGCGCCCCCGTGTTTACTAAACGCCGACCGAACACTGGCTACAGTGCGGTTTAAGTTGTCGGTTAGGCACTCTACATAAACGGCTACCCCGTGCGGGGCATAACCCTCGTACGTGATTTCGGTGTAGTGTGCCTCGTCGGCACCGGAGCCTTTCTTAATGGCTCGCTCCATGTTTTCTTTGGGCATGTTGGCCGCTTTGGCGCTTTGAATGGCTAAGCGCAAACGCGGATTGCCATCGGGTTCTGGTCCGCTTTCGCGCACGGCTACCGATATTTCTTTGATTATTTTGGTAAAAATTTTAGATCGTTTCGCATCAAGTGCTCCTTTCTTCCGCTTAATCGTTGACCATTTACTATGTCCTGACATATGCCGTGTTAAATAATGGTTAGTTACTACTGGTTTGTTGTTTTTTAATAAAATATGGCTTATTAATTATATCTAAAGAAGGTTATTTTTTATTCTGAGCAAAGAACAACCGCTGTTTTCCGGCCAATTTATTTAATAAACTAACGAATGTAAAGCGTTTGTTAAAAGCTCTTGATTAATCCCTAATTTAACTTTTTATTTTCACCGTTTTAGCTGGCAAACAGGTCTATCCGTTAACATTTAGGCCATTAAAGCCGTTTTTATTTGCTATCTTTACTTTTTATGTATTTTTCGTTTACACTATTATAATGGATATTCAACCCGATAATAAAGCCGCCGAAGATCTAAATTTTCACTCTTTTCAACTACACGACGATCTTTTGGCTGGTATTGAGGCTATGAATTTCCGGAAACCAACGCCGATTCAACAAGCGGCTATCCCGGTAATTCTGAAACAACACGACCTGATTGCCTGTGCGCAAACGGGTACCGGCAAAACGGCCGCTTATGTATTGCCTTTGCTGGATAAAATTTCGCATGCCCGCCACGACCACACCAGCACTTTAGTTTTAGTACCTACGCGCGAATTAG
Proteins encoded in this window:
- a CDS encoding YebC/PmpR family DNA-binding transcriptional regulator, whose amino-acid sequence is MSGHSKWSTIKRKKGALDAKRSKIFTKIIKEISVAVRESGPEPDGNPRLRLAIQSAKAANMPKENMERAIKKGSGADEAHYTEITYEGYAPHGVAVYVECLTDNLNRTVASVRSAFSKHGGALGTNGSLDFLFDRKGVFVLKQAESTLDEEAFTFELIDAGAEEVVFEEEYITIYCAMEDFGALQKKVESLALEVETAELQRIPKTTVTLNDDALRKVLKLIDVLEDDDDVQKVYHNVELSQMQLANLEA
- a CDS encoding ABC-F family ATP-binding cassette domain-containing protein encodes the protein MNYLSAENISKTFADRWLFRELNFGISKGQRLALVGVNGSGKTTLLNVLAGKLPPDSGSVSLRKEVKVGYLGQQPEFNENLTVQQTLFSGQNEVIETISQYEHILLQENANPDELQRLMERMEELNAWDYETKVKQILSKFGINDLEKEIRHLSGGQKKRVAMARVLIDEPDLLIMDEPTNHLDLDTIEWLENVLSSPQQTILMVTHDRYFLDKVANEIVELDQGKLFSYKGNYAYFIEKKAEREIQQDLEVEKARNLMRKELDWMRRQPKARGTKSKSRIDAFYDLKEKATSKVSQAQLELSVKTTRQGGKIIEVEKIAKAFGDKQIVHNFSYVFKKKDRIGIIGENGAGKTTFLNMLTGKLQPDSGEIDPGQTTVVGYYTQDELTFKDDQRVIDIVKEIAEVVEMANGEVITASQFLQHFMFPPAQQYTLVGKLSGGEKRRLQLLRVLIKNPNFLILDEPTNDLDIITLNILEDFLLQFGGCLLIVSHDRYFMDQLVEHLFVFEGEGKIRNFPGNYTDYREWLADQEKETGKPASKPNASTPTPVTVVPDLVQNLKRKATYSEKREYEQLEKEIQALENEKESIVARLNSGVADHKKLAEDAARLKQIEQILEQKSERWLELADMMD
- a CDS encoding SPW repeat domain-containing protein encodes the protein MRIIPTRIHGILDYLVGIILIASPWVFDFDNGGAETWVPVIVGVMVLLQTIMTNFEVGIIRKIPMVSHLRMDLFIGLFLAASPWIFNFDEVVWEPHVIFGLFSILASIMTRTVPATVANVNRSSIINDLNNNRS